The following coding sequences are from one Musa acuminata AAA Group cultivar baxijiao chromosome BXJ2-4, Cavendish_Baxijiao_AAA, whole genome shotgun sequence window:
- the LOC135609250 gene encoding F-box/LRR-repeat protein 17-like isoform X2, with the protein MLRRPSNAPDRATPPKKRGSYNCRRCGLPKKGHVCPSADGWPAHVPLPRSGHRLRRALSFDDDRHSSPLPASAMEDDGLIGTTALVAVENPDGVVEEEEEEDEVGCGGERTLPASCMVEVLRRLSPKELMRAAAVCRGWRECVRRVWRCAEELRLRVSPRSQVAFVGSVLHKCAGLSRLTLRMESDFDATTLACVAFSLPNLEAFELNMAENTVNRITGDELGNFAAKKRCLSTLKFEGCTNIGFVNISSSSLLMLWLSDLYCISKMVLKCPNLRELSLDFTRQVNDSTDLATMLESLGCTCPCLRNIHIASLQLCNEAVLALASANIRDLRMLSLVLGSRITDAAVTAIVSCYTSLELLDLSGSSITDTGIRMICNVFPETLSRLLLALCPNITSSGIQFAAAQLPLLQLIDCGMSIRDTDSQYESSKQNISPIKRRTGEYNKWQRLSTTKSSHVYQKLIIKHGNLRKLSLWGCSGLDALCLNCPELNDLNLNSCTNLHPEELLLQCKKLKNVHASGCHDMLIGAVRNQVLNEFSTAENHLPCKRLADGSKRIQLSDDKKQKRKLLTQCIVHHD; encoded by the exons ATGCTTCGCCGTCCATCCAACGCCCCTGACCGAGCGACGCCGCCGAAGAAACGGGGCAGCTACAACTGCCGCCGGTGCGGCCTCCCCAAAAAGGGCCACGTCTGCCCCTCCGCCGACGGCTGGCCCGCACACGTCCCCCTCCCTCGCTCCGGCCACCGCCTCCGCCGCGCACTCTCCTTCGACGATGATCGCCACTCCTCCCCGCTGCCTGCCTCGGCGATGGAGGACGACGGCCTGATCGGGACGACGGCCCTGGTGGCTGTAGAGAATCCGGATGGGgtcgtcgaggaggaggaggaggaggacgaggtggGGTGCGGCGGAGAACGGACCTTGCCCGCGTCGTGCATGGTGGAGGTCCTACGGCGATTGTCGCCGAAGGAGCTGATGCGGGCGGCGGCGGTGTGCCGGGGGTGGAGAGAGTGTGTGAGGAGGGTGTGGCGTTGCGCGGAGGAGCTCAGACTTAGGGTTTCTCCTAGATCGCAGGTCGCGTTCGTCGGATCGGTGCTCCACAAGTGTGCCGGATTGTCCCGGCTCACCCTGAGGATGGAAAG TGATTTTGATGCTACAACGTTAGCTTGTGTTGCTTTCTCACTGCCTAATTTAGAAGCTTTTGAGCTAAACATGGCTGAAAACACGGTCAACCGGATAACTGG GGATGAATTGGGTAATTTTGCTGCCAAGAAAAGATGTCTCTCTACTCTTAAATTTGAGGGTTGCACCAACATCGGATTCGTCAATATCTCTTCATCAAGCCTGTTGATGCTCTGGCTATCAGATCTTTATTGTATTTCAAAAATG GTACTTAAATGTCCTAATCTAAGAGAGCTTTCTCTTGATTTTACTCGACAAGTTAATGATTCAACAGATCTTGCTACAATGCTGGAAAGTCTGGGGTGTACTTGTCCATGTCTAAGAAATATTCATATTGCTTCACTTCAACTTTGCAATGAAGCTGTCCTTGCTCTTGCAAGTGCTAATATAAG GGATTTGCGTATGCTCTCTTTGGTTCTAGGCTCAAGAATCACAGATGCTGCTGTGACTGCTATAGTTTCATGTTACACAAGTCTAGAGTTGCTTGATTTAAGTGG gtCAAGTATTACTGACACTGGAATTCGTATGATATGCAATGTGTTTCCTGAGACTCTCTCCAGACTCCTACTTGCTCTTTGCCCAAATATTACGTCGA GTGGGATCCAGTTTGCTGCAGCTCAATTGCCTCTTCTTCAACTAATTGACTGTGGGATGAGCATACGTGATACTGATTCCCAGTATGAAAGTTCTAAACAAAATATTAGCCCCATTAAGAGGAGGACTGGCGAATATAATAAGTGGCAGAGACTGTCTACCACAAAGTCAAGTCACGTCTACCAAAAGCTGATCATAAAACATGGAAATTTAAGGAAGCTCAGTTTATGGGGTTGCTCAGGTTTAGAT GCCCTTTGCTTGAACTGCCCAGAGCTTAATGATCTAAATCTTAACTCATGTACAAACTTGCATCCAG AGGAATTGTTGCTCCAATGCAAAAAATTGAAGAATGTACACGCTTCTGGATGTCATGATATGCTAATTGGAGCAGTGCGGAATCAG GTACTGAATGAGTTTTCTACTGCCGAAAACCATCTACCGTGTAAGCGACTAGCTGATGGATCAAAAAGGATTCAG CTATCAGATGACAAGAAGCAGAAGAGGAAACTGCTGACCCAATGTATTGTGCATCATGACTAA
- the LOC103982489 gene encoding large ribosomal subunit protein uL4 — translation MAAAAAVRPLVTVQALEGDMATDSPASVPLPDVLKAPIRPDVVRFVHANLSKNSRQPYAVSKRAGHQTSAESWGTGRAVSRIPRVPGGGTHRAGQGAFGNMCRGGRMFAPTKTWRRWHRRVNINLRRYAVASALAASAVPSLVLARGHRIESVPELPLVVSDSVEGVEKTAAAIKILRQVGAFPDAEKAKDSQGIRPGKGKMRNRRYISRKGPLIVYSTEGSKIVKAFRNIPGVDVANVERLNLLKLAPGGHIGRFIIWTKSAFEKLDSVFGSFDKPSEKKKGYVLPRPKMVNADLSRIINSDEVQSVVRPIKKEVKRHTLKKNPLKNLYTLLKLNPYAKTARRMALLAEAQRVKAKKEKLDKKRTELKKEEATAIKAAGRAWYKTMISDSDYAEFENFSKWLGMTQ, via the coding sequence ATggcagccgccgccgccgtccgCCCTCTCGTCACTGTCCAGGCCCTCGAGGGCGACATGGCCACCGACTCTCCTGCTTCCGTTCCCCTCCCCGACGTTCTCAAGGCTCCGATCCGGCCGGACGTCGTCCGCTTTGTCCATGCCAACCTCTCCAAAAACAGCCGCCAGCCCTACGCCGTCTCCAAGCGCGCTGGACACCAGACCTCTGCCGAGTCCTGGGGCACTGGTCGCGCCGTCTCTCGTATCCCTCGCGTCCCTGGCGGTGGTACCCACCGCGCCGGCCAGGGTGCCTTCGGCAACATGTGCCGTGGCGGCCGCATGTTCGCCCCCACCAAGACCTGGCGCCGCTGGCATCGCCGCGTCAACATCAACTTGCGCCGCTATGCCGTCGCCTCCGCTCTCGCCGCCTCGGCCGTCCCCTCTCTCGTCCTCGCTCGCGGCCACCGCATTGAGTCTGTCCCGGAGCTTCCCCTTGTGGTGTCTGACTCCGTTGAGGGCGTAGAGAAGACCGCAGCCGCCATTAAGATCCTCAGGCAGGTCGGCGCCTTCCCTGATGCTGAAAAGGCCAAGGACAGCCAGGGCATCCGCCCGGGTAAGGGTAAAATGCGCAATCGCCGCTACATCTCGCGCAAGGGGCCCCTGATCGTCTATAGCACCGAGGGTTCTAAGATTGTCAAAGCTTTCCGCAATATTCCTGGAGTCGACGTTGCCAACGTTGAGCGCTTAAACCTTCTGAAGCTGGCTCCGGGAGGCCACATCGGCAGGTTCATCATCTGGACCAAATCAGCCTTCGAGAAGCTGGACTCAGTGTTCGGAAGCTTTGATAAACCATCTGAGAAGAAGAAGGGCTATGTGCTGCCGAGGCCAAAAATGGTCAATGCTGATCTGTCGAGGATCATCAACTCCGATGAGGTGCAGTCGGTGGTGCGGCCTATCAAGAAGGAGGTGAAGAGGCACACATTAAAGAAGAACCCTCTGAAGAATCTCTACACACTGCTGAAGCTGAACCCCTATGCCAAGACCGCCAGGAGGATGGCTCTGCTTGCTGAGGCACAGCGTGTCAAGGCCAAGAAGGAGAAGCTTGACAAGAAGAGGACCGAGCTTAAGAAG
- the LOC103982488 gene encoding pyruvate kinase isozyme A, chloroplastic — MAQALRLLSPPTTNPSIPKFSVPATPWRPLPSFPRRRPRALRVSASLPPPDLGLISSDGGVGAGAAIDVDAVTEAEMKENGFRSTRRTKLVCTIGPATCSAEQLEALAVGGMNVARVNMCHGSREWHRQVIRQVRRLNEEKGFAVAVMMDTEGSEIHMGDLGGAASAKAEDGEIWTFSVRAFNSPLPERTINVNYDGFAEDVKVGDELLVDGGMVRFEVIEKIGPDVKCRCNDPGLLLPRANLSFWRNGRLVQERNAMLPTISSKDWLDIDFGISEGVDFIAVSFVKSAEVINHLKSYIAARCRDNEIAIIAKIESIDSLKNLEDIVLASDGAMVARGDMGAQIPLEEVPSAQQKIVKLCRQLNKPVIVASQLLESMIEYPTPTRAEVADVSEAVKQRADALMLSGESAMGQYPEKALTVLRSVSLRIERWWREEKHHEAMELPDIASSFSDKISEEICNSAAKMANNLGVDALFVFTRTGHMASLLSRCRPDCPVFAFTSSTSVRRRLNLLWGLIPFRLSFSGDMESNLNRTFSLLKARGMIQSGDLVIALSDTLQSIQVMNVP, encoded by the exons ATGGCCCAAGCGCTCCGCCTCCTCTCTCCGCCCACCACCAACCCATCCATCCCCAAGTTCTCGGTCCCCGCAACTCCGTGGCGCCCCCTCCCCTCCTTCCCCCGCCGCCGCCCCCGCGCCCTTCGCGTTTCCGCCTCCCTTCCCCCGCCCGATCTCGGCCTGATCTCCTCTGACGGTGGCGTTGGCGCTGGCGCGGCCATCGATGTGGACGCTGTGACCGAGGCTGAGATGAAGGAGAACGGGTTCCGGAGCACGAGGCGGACGAAGCTGGTGTGCACGATCGGCCCCGCCACCTGCTCCGCGGAGCAGCTGGAGGCGCTGGCTGTCGGCGGGATGAACGTGGCGAGAGTCAACATGTGCCACGGGAGCCGCGAGTGGCACCGTCAGGTCATCCGACAGGTCCGCCGGCTCAACGAGGAGAAGGGGTTCGCGGTCGCCGTGATGATGGACACTGAGGGCAGTGAGATCCACATGGGTGATCTCGGCGGCGCCGCTTCCGCCAAGGCCGAG GATGGTGAAATTTGGACATTTAGTGTGAGAGCTTTCAACTCGCCTCTGCCAGAACGGACCATCAATGTGAATTATGATGGCTTTGCTGAAG ATGTTAAAGTTGGTGATGAACTTCTGGTGGATGGAGGAATGGTTAGATTTGAGGTGATTGAGAAGATTGGGCCTGATGTAAAGTGTCGTTGCAATGATCCTGGGCTGCTGTTGCCACGTGCAAATCTTAGTTTCTGGCGGAATGGTAGGCTGGTTCAGGAGCGTAATGCCATGCTTCCTACAATTTCTTCTAAG GATTGGCTTGACATTGACTTTGGGATTTCTGAGGGTGTAGACTTTATTGCAGTATCCTTTGTCAAGTCTGCAGAAGTCATTAATCATCTCAAAAGCTATATAGCTGCACGATGCCGTGACAA CGAAATTGCAATTATTGCAAAGATTGAGAGTATTGATTCCTTGAAGAATCTGGAAGATATCGTTCTTGCATCGGATGGAGCAATGGTAGCGAGAGGAGACATGGGTGCTCAAATTCCACTGGAAGAAGTCCCTTCTGCTCAGCAAAAAATTGTTAAGCTGTGCAGGCAGCTAAACAAGCCTGTCATTGTAGCTTCGCAGCTTCTGGAGTCTATGATCGAATATCCTACACCAACTAGAGCTGAAGTTGCTGATGTTTCAGAGGCAGTTAAACAGAGGGCTGATGCTCTGATGCTCTCGGGTGAATCAGCTATGGGCCAATATCCAGAGAAGGCATTGACTGTGCTCAGAAGTGTAAGCCTACGCATTGAAAGGTGGTGGAGAGAGGAGAAGCACCACGAGGCGATGGAGCTTCCAGATATTGCATCTTCTTTCTCTGACAAAATTTCAGAGGAAATCTGTAATTCGGCTGCCAAAATGG CCAACAACTTGGGAGTGGATGCACTCTTCGTCTTCACAAGAACAGGTCACATGGCCTCTCTACTTTCGCGCTGCCGCCCTGATTGTCCAGTCTTTGCATTTACGTCCTCGACATCTGTGAGAAGGCGATTGAATCTTCTGTGGGGTTTGATACCCTTTCGGCTTAGTTTCTCAGGCGACATGGAGAGCAATCTTAACCGCACCTTTTCTTTGCTCAAGGCCAGAGGAATGATCCAGTCTGGTGACTTGGTCATTGCATTGTCGGATACGCTGCAGTCTATTCAGGTGATGAATGTACCCTAG
- the LOC135611172 gene encoding bZIP transcription factor RISBZ2-like isoform X1, whose amino-acid sequence MEKKTSPPLPSKGFDRERQRDREMERVFSVDEIGDSFWAASPAPPPGLPPPPGGAAMNRSPSEWYFERFLAEEPAPAPTAASSAPNPNPNPNPSFHPNPNRNVAPNPSASSSVVGSNFCEGRRELGRVGDDEVVEIKAPIVVAVPPQPSDLPATVDPGHYQTLLKHKLDIACAAVAMSRVHPGSSVQDSASIADSMSPISDVSHLGSQAPVKGNASTVQHKAGGGPGGVPALSILQNSGTQGRPATSGSSREQSDDDDEVEGDAETNDNMDVTDIKRIRRMLSNRESARRSRRRKQAHLSELEVQVSQLRIENSSLLKRLTDINQKYSDAAVDNRILKADVETLRAKVKMAEETVKRVTGVSPLYPIISDMSNISLSFAGSPSDATSDAAVPVHDDSNHFYHVSPHEQRVTTCLPDIGVAPAVENAVRGAAAAGRIAGPASLQRIDSLEHLEERMFGGPTSPLQWDTAAWDPDTSLTNNKN is encoded by the exons ATGGAGAAGAAGACGTCACCTCCTCTGCCTTCCAAGGGATTCGatcgagagagacagagagatagagagatggAGAGGGTCTTCTCGGTGGACGAGATAGGCGACTCCTTCTGGGCCGCCTCCCCTGCCCCGCCGCCGGGGCTCCCCCCTCCGCCCGGCGGAGCCGCCATGAACCGGAGCCCCTCGGAGTGGTATTTCGAGAGGTTTCTGGCAGAGGAGCCCGCCCCCGCCCCTACCGCTGCATCCTCcgcccccaaccctaaccctaaccctaaccctagcttcCATCCCAACCCCAACCGTAACGTGGCCCCCAATCCGAGCGCCTCCTCTTCCGTCGTGGGGTCGAACTTTTGCGAGGGTCGGAGGGAACTGGGACGAGTCGGGGATGATGAGGTGGTGGAGATTAAGGCGCCGATCGTTGTGGCTGTACCTCCACAGCCTTCCGATCTGCCGGCTACCGTCGATCCCGGGCATTACCAAACGCTTTTGAAGCACAAGCTGGACATTGCCTGTGCCGCTGTCGCCATGTCCCGGGTACACCCA GGTTCTAGTGTTCAAGATTCTGCTTCTATAGCTGACAGCATGTCACCGATTTCAGATGTTTCGCATCTTGGTTCTCAAGCACCTGTGAAGG GAAATGCTTCTACAGTGCAACATAAGGCAGGTGGTGGACCTGGTGGAGTCCCAGCTCTGTCCATTTTGCAGAATTCAGGCACGCAAGGTAGGCCAGCTACTAGTGGTTCATCAAGGGAGCagtcagatgatgatgatgaagttgAAGGAGATGCAGAAACCAATGATAATATGGATGTAACCGATATAAAACGCATAAGGAG AATGCTCTCGAACCGAGAATCAGCAAGACGTTCAAGGAGGAGAAAGCAAGCACATTTGAGTGAGCTTGAAGTGCAG GTCTCCCAATTAAGAATTGAGAACTCATCTCTCTTAAAGCGGCTAACCGACATTAATCAGAAGTACAGTGATGCTGCAGTTGACAATAGGATATTGAAGGCAGATGTGGAGACATTAAGAGCTAAG GTGAAAATGGCTGAGGAGACAGTAAAGAGGGTAACTGGAGTGAGTCCTTTGTACCCAATCATCTCTGACATGTCAAATATCAGTTTATcctttgctgggagtccatccgaTGCAACCTCCGATGCTGCTGTTCCTGTCCATGATGACTCAAACCACTTCTACcatgtgtccccacatgagcagaggGTAACCACCTGCCTTCCAGACATTGGGGTTGCTCCCGCAGTCGAGAATGCAGTCCGTGGTGCTGCGGCTGCAGGGAGGATCGCTGGACCCGCTTCCTTGCAGCGGATAGACAGCCTGGAGCATCTTGAAGAAAGAATGTTCGGAGGGCCAACCTCACCCCTGCAATGGGATACCGCTGCATGGGATCCTGACACCTCCCTCACCAACAACAAGAACTAA
- the LOC135609250 gene encoding F-box/LRR-repeat protein 17-like isoform X1 — translation MLRRPSNAPDRATPPKKRGSYNCRRCGLPKKGHVCPSADGWPAHVPLPRSGHRLRRALSFDDDRHSSPLPASAMEDDGLIGTTALVAVENPDGVVEEEEEEDEVGCGGERTLPASCMVEVLRRLSPKELMRAAAVCRGWRECVRRVWRCAEELRLRVSPRSQVAFVGSVLHKCAGLSRLTLRMESDFDATTLACVAFSLPNLEAFELNMAENTVNRITGDELGNFAAKKRCLSTLKFEGCTNIGFVNISSSSLLMLWLSDLYCISKMVLKCPNLRELSLDFTRQVNDSTDLATMLESLGCTCPCLRNIHIASLQLCNEAVLALASANIRDLRMLSLVLGSRITDAAVTAIVSCYTSLELLDLSGSSITDTGIRMICNVFPETLSRLLLALCPNITSSGIQFAAAQLPLLQLIDCGMSIRDTDSQYESSKQNISPIKRRTGEYNKWQRLSTTKSSHVYQKLIIKHGNLRKLSLWGCSGLDALCLNCPELNDLNLNSCTNLHPEELLLQCKKLKNVHASGCHDMLIGAVRNQVLNEFSTAENHLPCKRLADGSKRIQVPHFVQQLSDDKKQKRKLLTQCIVHHD, via the exons ATGCTTCGCCGTCCATCCAACGCCCCTGACCGAGCGACGCCGCCGAAGAAACGGGGCAGCTACAACTGCCGCCGGTGCGGCCTCCCCAAAAAGGGCCACGTCTGCCCCTCCGCCGACGGCTGGCCCGCACACGTCCCCCTCCCTCGCTCCGGCCACCGCCTCCGCCGCGCACTCTCCTTCGACGATGATCGCCACTCCTCCCCGCTGCCTGCCTCGGCGATGGAGGACGACGGCCTGATCGGGACGACGGCCCTGGTGGCTGTAGAGAATCCGGATGGGgtcgtcgaggaggaggaggaggaggacgaggtggGGTGCGGCGGAGAACGGACCTTGCCCGCGTCGTGCATGGTGGAGGTCCTACGGCGATTGTCGCCGAAGGAGCTGATGCGGGCGGCGGCGGTGTGCCGGGGGTGGAGAGAGTGTGTGAGGAGGGTGTGGCGTTGCGCGGAGGAGCTCAGACTTAGGGTTTCTCCTAGATCGCAGGTCGCGTTCGTCGGATCGGTGCTCCACAAGTGTGCCGGATTGTCCCGGCTCACCCTGAGGATGGAAAG TGATTTTGATGCTACAACGTTAGCTTGTGTTGCTTTCTCACTGCCTAATTTAGAAGCTTTTGAGCTAAACATGGCTGAAAACACGGTCAACCGGATAACTGG GGATGAATTGGGTAATTTTGCTGCCAAGAAAAGATGTCTCTCTACTCTTAAATTTGAGGGTTGCACCAACATCGGATTCGTCAATATCTCTTCATCAAGCCTGTTGATGCTCTGGCTATCAGATCTTTATTGTATTTCAAAAATG GTACTTAAATGTCCTAATCTAAGAGAGCTTTCTCTTGATTTTACTCGACAAGTTAATGATTCAACAGATCTTGCTACAATGCTGGAAAGTCTGGGGTGTACTTGTCCATGTCTAAGAAATATTCATATTGCTTCACTTCAACTTTGCAATGAAGCTGTCCTTGCTCTTGCAAGTGCTAATATAAG GGATTTGCGTATGCTCTCTTTGGTTCTAGGCTCAAGAATCACAGATGCTGCTGTGACTGCTATAGTTTCATGTTACACAAGTCTAGAGTTGCTTGATTTAAGTGG gtCAAGTATTACTGACACTGGAATTCGTATGATATGCAATGTGTTTCCTGAGACTCTCTCCAGACTCCTACTTGCTCTTTGCCCAAATATTACGTCGA GTGGGATCCAGTTTGCTGCAGCTCAATTGCCTCTTCTTCAACTAATTGACTGTGGGATGAGCATACGTGATACTGATTCCCAGTATGAAAGTTCTAAACAAAATATTAGCCCCATTAAGAGGAGGACTGGCGAATATAATAAGTGGCAGAGACTGTCTACCACAAAGTCAAGTCACGTCTACCAAAAGCTGATCATAAAACATGGAAATTTAAGGAAGCTCAGTTTATGGGGTTGCTCAGGTTTAGAT GCCCTTTGCTTGAACTGCCCAGAGCTTAATGATCTAAATCTTAACTCATGTACAAACTTGCATCCAG AGGAATTGTTGCTCCAATGCAAAAAATTGAAGAATGTACACGCTTCTGGATGTCATGATATGCTAATTGGAGCAGTGCGGAATCAG GTACTGAATGAGTTTTCTACTGCCGAAAACCATCTACCGTGTAAGCGACTAGCTGATGGATCAAAAAGGATTCAGGTACCTCATTTTGTTCAGCAG CTATCAGATGACAAGAAGCAGAAGAGGAAACTGCTGACCCAATGTATTGTGCATCATGACTAA
- the LOC135611172 gene encoding bZIP transcription factor RISBZ2-like isoform X2 → MEKKTSPPLPSKGFDRERQRDREMERVFSVDEIGDSFWAASPAPPPGLPPPPGGAAMNRSPSEWYFERFLAEEPAPAPTAASSAPNPNPNPNPSFHPNPNRNVAPNPSASSSVVGSNFCEGRRELGRVGDDEVVEIKAPIVVAVPPQPSDLPATVDPGHYQTLLKHKLDIACAAVAMSRGSSVQDSASIADSMSPISDVSHLGSQAPVKGNASTVQHKAGGGPGGVPALSILQNSGTQGRPATSGSSREQSDDDDEVEGDAETNDNMDVTDIKRIRRMLSNRESARRSRRRKQAHLSELEVQVSQLRIENSSLLKRLTDINQKYSDAAVDNRILKADVETLRAKVKMAEETVKRVTGVSPLYPIISDMSNISLSFAGSPSDATSDAAVPVHDDSNHFYHVSPHEQRVTTCLPDIGVAPAVENAVRGAAAAGRIAGPASLQRIDSLEHLEERMFGGPTSPLQWDTAAWDPDTSLTNNKN, encoded by the exons ATGGAGAAGAAGACGTCACCTCCTCTGCCTTCCAAGGGATTCGatcgagagagacagagagatagagagatggAGAGGGTCTTCTCGGTGGACGAGATAGGCGACTCCTTCTGGGCCGCCTCCCCTGCCCCGCCGCCGGGGCTCCCCCCTCCGCCCGGCGGAGCCGCCATGAACCGGAGCCCCTCGGAGTGGTATTTCGAGAGGTTTCTGGCAGAGGAGCCCGCCCCCGCCCCTACCGCTGCATCCTCcgcccccaaccctaaccctaaccctaaccctagcttcCATCCCAACCCCAACCGTAACGTGGCCCCCAATCCGAGCGCCTCCTCTTCCGTCGTGGGGTCGAACTTTTGCGAGGGTCGGAGGGAACTGGGACGAGTCGGGGATGATGAGGTGGTGGAGATTAAGGCGCCGATCGTTGTGGCTGTACCTCCACAGCCTTCCGATCTGCCGGCTACCGTCGATCCCGGGCATTACCAAACGCTTTTGAAGCACAAGCTGGACATTGCCTGTGCCGCTGTCGCCATGTCCCGG GGTTCTAGTGTTCAAGATTCTGCTTCTATAGCTGACAGCATGTCACCGATTTCAGATGTTTCGCATCTTGGTTCTCAAGCACCTGTGAAGG GAAATGCTTCTACAGTGCAACATAAGGCAGGTGGTGGACCTGGTGGAGTCCCAGCTCTGTCCATTTTGCAGAATTCAGGCACGCAAGGTAGGCCAGCTACTAGTGGTTCATCAAGGGAGCagtcagatgatgatgatgaagttgAAGGAGATGCAGAAACCAATGATAATATGGATGTAACCGATATAAAACGCATAAGGAG AATGCTCTCGAACCGAGAATCAGCAAGACGTTCAAGGAGGAGAAAGCAAGCACATTTGAGTGAGCTTGAAGTGCAG GTCTCCCAATTAAGAATTGAGAACTCATCTCTCTTAAAGCGGCTAACCGACATTAATCAGAAGTACAGTGATGCTGCAGTTGACAATAGGATATTGAAGGCAGATGTGGAGACATTAAGAGCTAAG GTGAAAATGGCTGAGGAGACAGTAAAGAGGGTAACTGGAGTGAGTCCTTTGTACCCAATCATCTCTGACATGTCAAATATCAGTTTATcctttgctgggagtccatccgaTGCAACCTCCGATGCTGCTGTTCCTGTCCATGATGACTCAAACCACTTCTACcatgtgtccccacatgagcagaggGTAACCACCTGCCTTCCAGACATTGGGGTTGCTCCCGCAGTCGAGAATGCAGTCCGTGGTGCTGCGGCTGCAGGGAGGATCGCTGGACCCGCTTCCTTGCAGCGGATAGACAGCCTGGAGCATCTTGAAGAAAGAATGTTCGGAGGGCCAACCTCACCCCTGCAATGGGATACCGCTGCATGGGATCCTGACACCTCCCTCACCAACAACAAGAACTAA